Proteins encoded by one window of Chondromyces crocatus:
- a CDS encoding SNF2-related protein produces MEYFRRRVVEDIAVHDASATGTVRAADSEPYGVRVDLTPDGIKSQCSCPAFQKAGQHCKHVAALLITVRDHARGSQPRREPPPPAVVPQTAHAGGGNANHEALKRVRRRDRRGRLSLTPPMPTQPVAHPGPSASNASLSAPAQDATARQTGIGAWLPPEGVAGARRVEFRLHVRQGALTVTVLDAEARVPVLPSAALSWQAMYPSPDRDALRLLARFESGNPRHPAVDIRGEDVAELLPLLEGQRVLLEPALMQLRFSEDVLRPRFDLETVGGDTIIVKASFERANDRRRFSLLSGGWFEGWSGWHIDTQEGIARRVDKRVSPAALRRLLRSPTIGEPMAELPRIIMQGLPKIALEVGAELPDLGQIADVVDLIPTFRMRAGGSLMDAHVSLFAAYGDAEVAVRADGITLPVIVQPPEEGMKRARCIRLDIAAQQEAANKLLSLGLQPDESGQGFTANGDHALRFWTDGLGELPDDWDLFVPEDLVDTQVRGKPIAVFAKVTSGIDWLNVKLSFESEGIGVDREELRRCLAQGKRYVRLEDGSFAPFDPEAIRTMLDREIELLTAAGKGGRIPLAQAGRVHELLQHTSGTSVSAGARELFQKLSSLEEIGSTKKPRALKATLRPYQEAGLSWLKFIHDIGSGGVLADDMGLGKTVQTIALLLAVKQETKHLRALIVAPTSVVTNWERELERFAPSTSVALWHGADRKEQIDAVKEAEVVITSYALLRRDEDFLAKQDFDYAILDEAQHIKNPLSATAAAAKRLKAKRRLALTGTPIENRLSEIWSIFDFVSPGLLGPLDKFEQRFSRPIEAGDYKVAQRLRAVIHPFILRRTKAEVAGDLPEKIETDQICDLTGEQRAMYMNIAREVRAQVMGEVERVGLAKSQIQILAGLTRLRQAACDPRLLGLPRDFTDEDSGKLVALRELISNAIEGGHKVLVFSQFVMMLKIIEKAMKEDGVAYEYLDGSTKDRMDRVERFQNDPSVPIFLISLKAGGTGLNLTAADTVIHFDPWWNPAVEQQATDRAHRIGQTKVVTAYRLVAAGTIEEKILQLKAKKRELVASVLSEDVGGAKKLTKSDLEELFSVD; encoded by the coding sequence TTGGAATACTTCCGTCGACGGGTCGTCGAGGACATCGCCGTCCATGATGCCTCCGCGACAGGGACGGTGCGCGCCGCCGATTCCGAACCTTATGGAGTGCGGGTGGATCTCACGCCCGACGGCATCAAGTCGCAGTGCTCCTGTCCAGCGTTTCAGAAAGCAGGGCAGCACTGCAAGCACGTCGCGGCGCTCTTGATCACCGTCCGTGACCACGCGCGCGGCTCACAGCCTCGTCGTGAACCGCCGCCGCCTGCCGTGGTGCCCCAGACCGCGCATGCCGGAGGAGGCAACGCCAACCACGAGGCGCTCAAGCGCGTCCGACGGCGTGATCGGAGAGGGCGGCTCTCCTTGACGCCTCCCATGCCGACACAGCCTGTCGCACACCCGGGGCCTTCGGCGTCGAACGCTTCTCTGAGCGCGCCGGCCCAGGATGCCACGGCGCGACAGACGGGCATCGGGGCCTGGCTGCCTCCGGAGGGGGTCGCTGGTGCCCGTCGCGTCGAGTTCCGCCTGCACGTCAGGCAGGGAGCCCTCACCGTCACCGTCCTCGATGCGGAAGCGCGGGTCCCCGTGCTGCCCTCGGCGGCACTCTCCTGGCAGGCGATGTACCCGTCGCCGGATCGGGACGCGCTGCGGCTCCTCGCACGCTTCGAGAGTGGCAACCCTCGTCACCCTGCCGTGGACATCCGCGGTGAGGACGTGGCTGAACTCCTGCCCTTGCTGGAAGGGCAGCGGGTGCTGCTCGAGCCAGCCCTGATGCAGCTCCGCTTCTCGGAAGACGTCCTCCGACCCCGCTTCGATCTCGAGACCGTCGGTGGAGACACCATCATCGTCAAGGCGAGCTTCGAGCGTGCCAATGACCGCCGGCGGTTCTCGCTGCTCTCCGGTGGCTGGTTCGAAGGATGGTCGGGCTGGCACATCGACACGCAGGAGGGGATCGCGAGGCGCGTGGACAAGCGCGTCTCCCCGGCAGCGCTGCGGCGCCTCCTGCGATCTCCGACCATCGGTGAGCCGATGGCGGAGCTGCCCCGCATCATCATGCAGGGGTTGCCCAAGATCGCCCTCGAAGTGGGGGCCGAACTCCCGGATCTGGGCCAGATCGCCGACGTCGTCGACCTGATCCCCACATTCCGGATGCGGGCCGGCGGCTCGCTCATGGACGCCCACGTGTCCTTGTTCGCAGCTTATGGCGACGCCGAGGTCGCCGTGCGCGCCGACGGCATCACCTTGCCGGTGATCGTGCAGCCCCCCGAAGAAGGGATGAAGCGGGCGCGGTGCATCCGGCTCGACATCGCCGCTCAGCAGGAGGCTGCGAACAAGCTGCTCTCCCTGGGACTGCAACCGGACGAATCAGGGCAGGGCTTCACGGCCAATGGCGACCATGCCCTCCGCTTCTGGACCGACGGGCTGGGCGAACTGCCGGATGACTGGGATCTCTTCGTCCCCGAAGACCTCGTGGACACGCAGGTGAGGGGCAAGCCGATCGCCGTCTTCGCCAAGGTCACGAGCGGGATCGACTGGCTCAACGTCAAGCTCAGCTTCGAGAGCGAAGGAATTGGCGTCGATCGCGAGGAGCTGAGGCGCTGCCTCGCCCAGGGCAAGCGTTACGTGCGGCTCGAGGATGGCTCGTTCGCGCCCTTCGATCCCGAGGCCATCCGCACGATGCTCGATCGCGAGATCGAGCTGCTCACGGCGGCGGGCAAGGGAGGCCGCATCCCGCTCGCGCAGGCCGGCCGTGTCCACGAGCTGCTTCAGCACACCTCCGGAACCAGCGTTTCCGCTGGTGCCCGTGAGCTCTTCCAGAAGCTGAGCAGCCTGGAGGAGATCGGCAGCACCAAGAAGCCCCGGGCACTGAAGGCGACGCTTCGCCCTTACCAGGAAGCCGGCCTCTCCTGGCTCAAGTTCATCCACGACATCGGCTCGGGTGGCGTCCTCGCCGACGACATGGGCCTCGGCAAGACGGTCCAGACCATCGCGCTGCTCCTGGCCGTGAAGCAGGAGACGAAGCACCTGCGCGCGCTGATCGTCGCGCCGACCAGCGTCGTCACCAACTGGGAGCGCGAGCTCGAGCGCTTCGCGCCGTCGACCTCCGTCGCACTCTGGCACGGGGCCGATCGCAAGGAGCAGATCGACGCCGTGAAAGAGGCGGAGGTCGTGATCACCAGCTACGCCTTGCTCCGCCGGGACGAGGACTTCCTCGCCAAGCAAGACTTCGACTACGCCATCCTGGACGAGGCGCAGCACATCAAGAACCCGCTCAGCGCCACCGCCGCGGCGGCGAAGCGCCTCAAGGCCAAGCGTCGCCTTGCGCTGACGGGAACGCCCATCGAGAACCGCCTCTCGGAGATCTGGTCGATCTTCGACTTCGTTTCACCGGGCCTGCTCGGGCCTCTCGACAAGTTCGAGCAGCGGTTCTCGCGACCCATCGAGGCGGGCGACTACAAGGTCGCCCAGCGCCTGCGTGCGGTCATTCATCCCTTCATCCTGCGCCGGACCAAGGCCGAGGTGGCGGGTGATCTGCCCGAGAAGATCGAGACGGATCAGATCTGCGACCTCACCGGCGAGCAGCGAGCGATGTACATGAACATCGCCCGTGAGGTGCGCGCACAGGTGATGGGCGAGGTGGAGCGCGTGGGGCTCGCGAAGAGCCAGATCCAGATCCTGGCGGGCCTCACCCGCCTCCGTCAGGCCGCCTGCGATCCCCGCCTGCTCGGTCTCCCCCGCGACTTCACGGACGAGGACTCCGGGAAGCTCGTCGCCCTGCGTGAGCTCATCTCGAACGCCATCGAGGGCGGCCACAAGGTGCTCGTCTTCAGCCAGTTCGTGATGATGCTCAAGATCATCGAGAAGGCGATGAAGGAAGACGGGGTGGCCTACGAGTACCTCGACGGATCGACCAAGGATCGCATGGATCGCGTGGAGCGCTTCCAGAACGACCCGAGCGTGCCGATCTTCCTCATCAGCCTCAAGGCGGGAGGCACGGGTCTGAACCTGACGGCTGCCGACACGGTGATTCACTTCGATCCCTGGTGGAACCCGGCCGTCGAGCAGCAGGCAACGGACCGCGCGCACCGCATCGGGCAGACCAAGGTGGTGACGGCCTACCGCCTGGTCGCTGCGGGCACCATCGAGGAGAAGATCCTCCAGCTCAAGGCGAAGAAGCGCGAGCTCGTCGCGTCGGTGCTGAGCGAGGACGTGGGGGGCGCCAAGAAGCTCACCAAGTCCGATCTCGAAGAGCTGTTCTCGGTCGACTGA
- a CDS encoding ExbD/TolR family protein, which yields MDDRPGQPVEALPARPEADRRFEPAGVGHPSPSQPRRPAQAPRGASVVRYKAALRKAIRRNHKDPEIDFLNITAMLDLMTIILVFMLKSVGSSSASIPQSKDLTLPKSVMQGEPSQEGVTVVISKSQILVGDDPNPVAYLPGPEQLAQSGLEAKYKRSGPTDLYIVPLANALSHARETDKAVRTAKGLDASTSEAIVVADATTPYRLLIEVLFTLGQSEYGKYHLMVLSGKQ from the coding sequence ATGGACGATCGCCCCGGCCAGCCCGTCGAGGCGCTCCCTGCCCGCCCGGAAGCCGACAGGAGGTTCGAGCCCGCTGGCGTCGGGCACCCCTCCCCTTCCCAGCCGCGCCGCCCTGCCCAGGCCCCGCGCGGGGCGAGCGTCGTCCGGTACAAGGCAGCCCTCCGCAAGGCCATCCGGCGCAACCACAAGGACCCCGAGATCGACTTCTTGAACATCACGGCGATGCTCGATCTGATGACGATCATCCTGGTGTTCATGCTGAAGAGCGTGGGCTCGTCGTCCGCCTCGATCCCGCAATCGAAGGATCTCACGCTGCCCAAATCGGTGATGCAGGGCGAGCCGTCTCAGGAAGGCGTCACCGTCGTCATCTCGAAATCCCAGATCCTCGTGGGAGACGACCCCAACCCCGTCGCTTACCTCCCGGGGCCGGAGCAGCTCGCGCAGAGCGGGCTGGAGGCCAAGTACAAGCGAAGTGGTCCGACGGACCTCTACATCGTCCCGCTCGCCAACGCGCTCTCCCACGCCCGCGAGACCGACAAGGCCGTGCGCACCGCCAAGGGGCTCGACGCTTCGACCTCCGAGGCCATCGTCGTCGCCGACGCGACGACCCCGTACCGGCTCCTCATCGAGGTACTCTTCACGCTCGGGCAGTCCGAGTACGGGAAGTACCACCTGATGGTTCTGAGCGGGAAGCAGTAG
- a CDS encoding biopolymer transporter ExbD, protein MSDAGETLSPAQRSRIRRLSQPKEPAPGEEAGELNVVPYLDIITNVMIFVLASVSVIFITSIDSTPPAIGGGKVRSEAASKALNLSALVTSQGISLKTSGGNIAPGCAGVGAGVTIPMVDKMHDYAAVTACAKRLKGAQPEFAQETQVTLTANADVQFQVIVSTMDALRRDGEEELFPDVHFGVAR, encoded by the coding sequence ATGTCGGACGCAGGGGAGACACTCAGCCCGGCCCAGCGATCCAGGATCCGACGCCTGTCTCAACCCAAGGAGCCGGCGCCCGGAGAAGAGGCCGGTGAGCTCAACGTCGTGCCGTATCTCGACATCATCACCAACGTGATGATCTTCGTGCTCGCCAGCGTGTCGGTCATCTTCATCACGTCGATCGACAGCACCCCTCCCGCGATCGGCGGCGGGAAGGTCCGCTCGGAGGCTGCCAGCAAGGCGCTGAATCTCTCGGCCCTGGTCACGAGCCAGGGGATCTCCCTCAAGACGTCCGGTGGCAACATCGCCCCTGGCTGTGCTGGGGTCGGCGCTGGAGTCACCATCCCCATGGTGGACAAGATGCACGACTATGCGGCGGTCACCGCCTGTGCAAAGCGCCTCAAGGGGGCCCAGCCGGAGTTCGCCCAGGAGACGCAGGTCACCCTCACCGCGAATGCGGACGTCCAGTTTCAGGTCATCGTGAGCACGATGGATGCGCTACGGCGAGACGGGGAGGAAGAGCTGTTCCCCGATGTTCACTTCGGGGTGGCACGATGA
- a CDS encoding MotA/TolQ/ExbB proton channel family protein — protein MLAAEGGGQGGMWAAIEHNPTFIVANLVVSAVVVTIIIERTAFQLSRYRVNSKEFFAAIKKLVAAGNVDRAIKLCDGNDYPILQLVKAGLTHASKGADEIDAALSEKLSELKPQAEKRIGALWSLANIATLIGLIGTVFGLINTFAALAAQGLSQADKQRMLSNGIAEAMYNTAFGLGIAVICMIAHVLLHTRAKNIQHDLESTTERVFNLLTISSKSSY, from the coding sequence ATGTTGGCAGCCGAAGGCGGTGGCCAAGGTGGGATGTGGGCGGCCATCGAGCACAACCCCACATTCATCGTTGCGAATCTCGTGGTGTCGGCCGTCGTCGTGACGATCATCATCGAGCGGACCGCGTTCCAGCTCAGTCGCTACCGGGTGAACTCCAAGGAGTTCTTCGCAGCGATAAAGAAGCTGGTCGCAGCCGGCAACGTGGACCGCGCCATCAAGCTCTGTGACGGGAACGATTATCCGATCCTCCAGCTCGTCAAGGCGGGCTTGACCCACGCGAGCAAGGGCGCGGACGAGATCGATGCAGCACTCAGCGAGAAGCTCTCCGAGCTCAAGCCGCAGGCGGAGAAGCGGATCGGGGCGCTCTGGTCGCTCGCCAACATCGCCACGCTGATCGGGCTGATCGGGACGGTCTTCGGTCTGATCAACACCTTCGCCGCCCTGGCCGCACAGGGGCTGTCCCAGGCCGACAAGCAGCGCATGCTCTCCAACGGCATCGCAGAGGCCATGTACAACACGGCGTTCGGCCTCGGGATCGCGGTGATCTGCATGATCGCGCACGTGCTCCTCCACACGCGCGCGAAGAACATCCAGCACGATCTGGAGTCGACCACCGAGCGCGTCTTCAACCTGCTCACCATCAGCAGCAAGTCGAGCTACTAG
- a CDS encoding MotA/TolQ/ExbB proton channel family protein, translating into MHGLYEAFIEGGWGMWPILFWSVVTIGIIVERALFLFGSSINKDVFLATMQKCILAGDVAKAVKMCSAANAPLARIVQAGLVKVNRPDEEVQAAMDEAALRELPKISARTSYLALLSNLAMLCGLLGTVAGLIKSFGSVGGESVDPSQKARILAAGISEAMNCTAFGLAVAIIGLLGYAVLNGKTQSIEDDINEASVQVLNLVIANRQKVNVAAVGQQAA; encoded by the coding sequence ATGCACGGTTTGTATGAAGCGTTCATCGAGGGTGGGTGGGGGATGTGGCCCATCCTGTTCTGGTCGGTTGTCACGATCGGCATCATTGTCGAGCGCGCCCTCTTTCTGTTCGGCTCGTCGATCAACAAGGACGTCTTCCTGGCGACGATGCAGAAGTGCATCCTCGCTGGTGACGTCGCCAAGGCCGTGAAGATGTGCTCGGCGGCGAACGCGCCCCTCGCGCGCATCGTCCAGGCGGGTCTCGTGAAGGTGAACCGCCCCGACGAGGAAGTTCAGGCGGCGATGGATGAGGCGGCGCTCCGTGAGCTGCCCAAGATCAGCGCACGCACCTCGTACCTCGCGCTGCTCTCGAACCTCGCGATGCTCTGTGGCCTCCTCGGCACCGTCGCCGGTCTGATCAAGTCCTTCGGTTCCGTCGGTGGTGAGTCCGTCGACCCCAGCCAGAAGGCCCGCATCCTGGCCGCCGGTATCTCCGAGGCCATGAACTGCACCGCGTTCGGTCTGGCGGTCGCCATCATCGGCCTCCTCGGCTACGCGGTTCTGAACGGCAAGACGCAGAGCATCGAGGACGACATCAACGAGGCTTCCGTGCAGGTCCTCAACCTCGTGATCGCGAACCGCCAGAAGGTGAACGTCGCCGCGGTCGGGCAGCAGGCCGCCTGA
- a CDS encoding biopolymer transporter ExbD has protein sequence MAHGWEGTMGGVDVGGDGGKKRATNSEVNMIPFIDLLMCTISFLLLTAVWVTNSRINADAQVPGPPDPNQELTPQTPEKVLNLHIAENDFGLVWKQGATVVSEVRVPKVPVEIKDGARVLVRYPELAKKIDEEWKQQGGHRDPSDKKLDQAILHTDNRLPFKEVIAVLDALYSPKREMKMPDGQVKSIPAFNMTFSVR, from the coding sequence GTGGCCCACGGTTGGGAAGGCACCATGGGTGGCGTAGACGTTGGCGGCGATGGCGGGAAAAAGCGGGCGACGAACAGCGAAGTCAACATGATTCCGTTCATCGATCTGCTGATGTGCACGATCTCGTTCCTGTTGCTCACCGCAGTATGGGTGACCAACTCGCGGATCAATGCAGATGCGCAGGTCCCAGGTCCTCCGGATCCGAACCAGGAGTTGACCCCGCAGACCCCGGAAAAGGTCCTCAATCTCCATATCGCCGAGAATGACTTCGGCCTGGTGTGGAAGCAGGGCGCCACGGTGGTCAGCGAAGTGCGGGTCCCGAAGGTGCCCGTGGAGATCAAGGACGGGGCGCGCGTTCTGGTGCGTTACCCCGAGCTGGCGAAGAAGATCGACGAGGAGTGGAAGCAGCAGGGCGGCCACCGCGATCCCAGCGACAAGAAGCTCGACCAGGCGATCCTGCACACGGACAACCGCCTGCCCTTCAAGGAAGTCATCGCGGTTCTGGACGCGCTCTACTCCCCGAAGCGCGAGATGAAGATGCCCGACGGTCAGGTGAAGTCGATTCCGGCGTTCAACATGACGTTCTCGGTGCGGTGA
- a CDS encoding ExbD/TolR family protein — translation MSGMHERFSIKHHNPHAHVIHVPGKRLLKHVPLRFVWNKVSGHGRRGVSTSLNLTAFIDFLITIVVFLLMSFSASGEIAVDKNVKLPKAENVEDVIDAPMVAVNGNQILVDGVLAGSTRAIEELGRMQKIDELFNILKNKRELWKQVEPNKPFPGVCILQVDADIPAIVVKSVFQTAAFAGYPNVSFMVQKIPPSSN, via the coding sequence ATGTCCGGGATGCATGAAAGATTTTCGATCAAGCACCACAATCCGCACGCGCACGTCATTCACGTGCCCGGCAAGCGGCTCCTGAAGCATGTCCCGCTCAGGTTCGTCTGGAACAAGGTGTCTGGTCACGGTCGTCGAGGTGTCAGCACCTCGCTCAATCTGACGGCCTTCATCGACTTCCTCATCACCATCGTCGTCTTCTTGCTGATGTCCTTCTCGGCGTCCGGCGAGATCGCGGTCGACAAGAACGTGAAGCTGCCGAAGGCAGAGAACGTCGAGGATGTGATCGACGCACCGATGGTCGCCGTGAACGGCAACCAGATCCTCGTTGACGGAGTTCTGGCTGGCTCGACCCGCGCCATCGAGGAACTCGGCCGAATGCAGAAGATCGACGAGCTGTTCAACATCCTCAAGAACAAGCGCGAGCTCTGGAAGCAGGTCGAGCCCAACAAGCCGTTCCCGGGTGTCTGCATCCTCCAGGTCGACGCCGACATCCCGGCGATCGTCGTGAAGAGCGTCTTCCAGACGGCTGCGTTCGCGGGATACCCGAACGTCAGCTTCATGGTTCAGAAGATCCCTCCCTCCTCCAATTGA
- a CDS encoding glycerate kinase type-2 family protein codes for MSERPAWVESLREAFDEAVATLEAGGLVEQALGEVERPPERVVLVAVGKAAVGMARGAVRCWGDRIRGGLVITTGVPEERDGGVGVPRGATGGLAAMAPRVSGLEVRTAAHPVPDDRSVAAAEEALGLVRGMRPGEELLALVSGGASSLLSAPPVGVSLQEKQALVGAMLDAGAPIQEINVVRRHLSRVKGGRLAAAAAPCGTRTLLMSDVIAGVPHDIGSGPSVLDPTSIDEARAALRRWAPRHAQLTAFLSESPKPAELGEMSRCQVLANPETLAERVAEMLRRRGWRAKTSSAEVGDAEAVAARRIERARELTPGEALVIACEPTVKLPERRGAGGRAGWIALRVMRALPADVALLCAASDGVDGSSGGAGALVRSADAAGIADESITAALRSFDDGPVHRALGTRLAGGATGHNLTDVHVLARALTRG; via the coding sequence TTGAGCGAGCGCCCGGCCTGGGTCGAGTCGCTCCGCGAGGCCTTCGACGAGGCAGTGGCCACGCTGGAGGCGGGGGGGCTCGTGGAGCAGGCGCTGGGCGAGGTGGAGCGGCCGCCAGAGCGCGTGGTGCTCGTCGCGGTGGGCAAGGCCGCGGTAGGGATGGCGCGAGGGGCGGTGCGGTGCTGGGGAGACAGGATTCGTGGCGGGCTGGTGATCACGACGGGTGTCCCGGAAGAGAGGGATGGGGGCGTCGGGGTGCCGAGGGGCGCCACCGGGGGGCTCGCCGCGATGGCTCCGAGGGTCTCGGGGCTCGAGGTGCGCACGGCGGCGCACCCCGTCCCTGATGATCGAAGCGTCGCTGCAGCGGAGGAAGCGCTGGGGCTCGTGCGCGGGATGCGGCCAGGCGAGGAGCTGCTCGCGCTCGTCTCGGGGGGGGCTTCCTCGCTGCTCTCGGCGCCTCCGGTGGGGGTTTCACTGCAAGAGAAGCAGGCGCTCGTCGGTGCGATGCTGGACGCTGGTGCTCCGATCCAGGAGATCAACGTGGTTCGCCGGCACCTCTCGCGCGTGAAAGGGGGTCGCCTCGCCGCGGCAGCGGCGCCGTGTGGGACGCGCACGTTGCTCATGAGTGATGTGATCGCCGGGGTTCCCCATGACATCGGGTCGGGCCCGTCCGTGCTCGATCCGACGTCCATTGACGAAGCGAGAGCGGCCTTGCGGCGCTGGGCGCCTCGGCATGCGCAGCTCACGGCGTTTCTCAGCGAGTCGCCAAAGCCGGCCGAGCTGGGTGAGATGTCTCGGTGTCAGGTGCTCGCCAATCCAGAGACCTTGGCGGAGCGCGTTGCCGAAATGCTCAGGCGGCGGGGCTGGAGGGCGAAGACGAGTTCGGCAGAGGTTGGAGATGCAGAGGCCGTCGCCGCGCGTCGGATCGAGCGTGCGCGCGAGCTGACCCCGGGTGAAGCCCTGGTCATCGCGTGCGAGCCGACGGTGAAGCTGCCCGAGCGCCGGGGAGCGGGGGGACGCGCTGGGTGGATCGCGCTACGTGTGATGCGTGCGCTGCCCGCAGACGTCGCACTGCTCTGCGCTGCCAGTGATGGGGTCGACGGATCTTCCGGCGGCGCGGGTGCGCTGGTGCGGAGCGCGGACGCCGCTGGGATCGCGGATGAATCCATCACGGCGGCGTTGAGGTCTTTCGATGATGGCCCAGTGCATCGCGCGCTGGGGACGCGCCTGGCAGGTGGAGCGACGGGTCACAACCTGACCGACGTCCACGTCCTCGCGCGAGCGCTCACTCGGGGCTGA
- a CDS encoding HD domain-containing protein: MILRDPVHGLIDLEGEEAAVVPRLLGAREVQRLRRIRQLGLTSMAFPGAEHSRFTHALGAAHVMRLLLARLRQLDGNLPFWQRVTSERARDAIAAAFLHDIGHGPLSHLFEVAMPGASHHESWTERILLDPSSEVHSILVQHDPYLPQRVAELIRGKHELPYLARAVSGTFDVDRCDYLLRDAHATGVRYGDYDLPWLLRSLRFSEIPTSSGGEGRDAAPTLAIDGAKGLSAIESFLLARCFMFKEVYFHKSTRAAEWMIGAILRRVVERLRDGARIPHVPPGIAVAAIGEMPSLAQYLELDDHVLLNAIHAWEGASDPILADLARRLRVRALFKTIELYPAPDQGNDSTGGAGTGVPDEVAQAALETAREIARGAGLDPDVYVGLDVAEDTPYEEDASLFVVFQQGRPRRPAEVSFLLDRLRNATIRRTRLLFAPELRDAIREALVH, from the coding sequence ATGATCCTGCGCGATCCGGTGCACGGGCTCATCGATCTCGAAGGCGAAGAGGCCGCGGTGGTGCCGCGCTTGCTCGGTGCGCGCGAGGTGCAGCGCCTGCGGCGCATCCGTCAGCTCGGCCTCACGTCGATGGCGTTCCCCGGGGCCGAGCACAGCCGCTTCACGCACGCGCTGGGGGCCGCCCATGTGATGCGGTTGCTGCTCGCTCGCCTCCGTCAGCTCGATGGCAACCTGCCATTCTGGCAGCGGGTCACCAGCGAACGCGCACGTGATGCGATCGCGGCAGCGTTCCTCCACGATATCGGGCATGGTCCGCTGTCCCACCTCTTCGAGGTGGCCATGCCAGGAGCGAGCCATCACGAGAGCTGGACGGAGCGCATCCTGCTCGATCCCTCCTCCGAGGTGCATTCCATCCTGGTGCAGCACGACCCGTATCTGCCCCAACGCGTGGCCGAGCTGATCCGCGGGAAACACGAGCTGCCTTACCTGGCGCGCGCCGTGAGCGGGACGTTCGACGTGGATCGCTGCGATTATCTGCTGCGCGACGCGCACGCGACGGGGGTGCGCTACGGCGATTACGATCTCCCCTGGTTGCTCCGGAGTCTTCGGTTCAGCGAGATTCCGACGAGCAGCGGGGGTGAGGGGCGCGACGCGGCGCCGACACTCGCAATCGATGGGGCGAAGGGGCTCAGCGCGATCGAGTCGTTCCTGCTGGCCCGCTGCTTCATGTTCAAGGAGGTCTACTTCCACAAGTCGACGCGGGCCGCGGAGTGGATGATCGGGGCCATCCTGCGTCGTGTGGTGGAGCGGCTCCGCGATGGTGCCCGGATCCCGCACGTGCCTCCGGGGATCGCGGTCGCCGCGATCGGTGAGATGCCGTCGCTCGCGCAGTACCTCGAGCTCGACGATCACGTGCTGCTCAACGCGATCCATGCCTGGGAGGGTGCGAGCGATCCCATCCTCGCCGACCTGGCGAGGCGGCTGCGGGTGCGGGCGCTCTTCAAGACGATCGAGCTGTACCCGGCGCCAGATCAGGGCAACGACAGCACCGGGGGAGCGGGGACGGGCGTCCCCGACGAGGTCGCGCAGGCCGCCCTGGAGACGGCGCGCGAGATTGCTCGCGGTGCAGGTCTCGATCCCGATGTGTACGTCGGTCTCGATGTCGCAGAGGACACGCCTTACGAGGAAGACGCGTCGCTCTTCGTCGTGTTCCAGCAGGGTCGACCGCGCCGGCCCGCCGAGGTGTCGTTCCTGCTCGATCGGCTGCGCAATGCGACGATCCGACGGACCCGGCTTCTCTTCGCGCCGGAGCTGCGGGATGCGATCCGGGAGGCGCTGGTCCATTGA